The Thermoanaerobacterium thermosaccharolyticum DSM 571 region AAAGAACCTTATGCTGTAAATAAGTATAATCAAATGCCAAAATTCTTAAAAGATTTAATAGAATCACTAAGTTCTAGAATGCCGACTAATTTTGGAAAGGACTTTTTAAGGCGAGCAAAACTTCCTATCTCAAAGAGATATAGAGGGGTCGGTATGACCTTTAAAGATGATGAAATATCTACATTATTAAGTGGAGATCTATATGCATTATGGTTAAAGGACATGAAAAATGATAAATATTTGAATTCATTTTATCATATGCCACAATGGAAGGATGAAGTTAGCCAAATGTTGTACTTTGATCAAAAGGTATGGCTGCCAAAAGATGTTCTTATAAAGTCAGATAAGATGACAATGGCAAATTCAATAGAATTGCGTGTTCCTTTTCTTGATTATAGAATAGTTGAATTTGCTTCATCAATACCATCAAGTCTAAAGTATAGAGGTAATAATGAAAAATATATATTAAAGAAGGCATTTAAAGATACTTTGCCAAGTTTTGTATTGAATAGAAAGAAAAATGGATTCCCCGTTCCATTAAGCTCATTATTAAATTTAGAGTTTAAAAATTTTGCAAAGGATATTTTGCTTTCTCAGAAATCCCTCTCTAGAGGTTATTTCAATAAGCAATATATCGAAAATCTTTTTAAAAAGTATAATAGCACAAGCTATAAAGGAAGACAAATTTGGCTTCTTTTGACTTTTGAATTGTGGAATAGAATATTTATCGACAGCAGTAATGCTTCATTAGATGAAGAAATGTCTGTAATATAAATTATAAGGTTTTAATCTTAAAATTCCATTTGGATATCAAATATATCCAATTTTATATTTTTTTAATGTTCTGTTAACAAATTATTCATATATTTATGATATTATTCTATTACAATTATGACACAAATAGGGGGAAATCTAAATTGAACGAGAAAAAGTTTAAATGGAAATATATTTTTATAGTATTCGCTCTTTCTGCTATAATTATAATTTCTTCTATAATGAATTTAAAGACGACATTTGCTAATCTTACGGAAAGAAAACCTGTTCCAGATAACAGCGATCCAGGTCAAAGAATACTTGTAGTAGTGCCACATCCTGATGATGAATCATTGGGAATGGCAGGTGTTATAGAAAGGGCTGTTGAACTAAAAAGGCCAATAAAAGTAGTTATAGTAACTGACGGTGAAAGCTATAGAAGTGCTGCTATCGCATTGACAGGTCATAAAAATCCCACTTCACGAGACTTCTATAAATTAGGATTAACGCGCCATGGTGAAAGTATAGCTGCAATGTCTGTACTTGGACTGCCTAAAAGCGATGTAATATTTTTAGGATTTGCTGATGGAAGTACCAGATTTTTGTGGAGCGACTTTTGGGATAATGGAAAACCTAGAATAAGCGGAGGAACAAATGTAGCATCTTCTCCATACAAGGATGTGTATAAACCCGGCATAGCATATACAGGTCAAAACTTAGAAAATGAACTGCAGAATATTATGAAGTCATATAAACCAACAGATATTTATTATCCCATGGCAGATGACATACATCCTGATCACTGGGCTGTAAGCAATTTTACAAGATATGCTATTACTGCACTTAATTTAAATGTAAGAGAGCATATGTTTTTAGTTCACCATCCGCAGTGGCCTGTTCCATGGTTATTAGTTCCAAACGAAGCACTTCTGCCTCCTACTGACATGAAAGACAGCAATACAGTGTGGCAAAGCTTTGCTTTAACTAAATCAGAAGAATCTAAAAAAGAACTTGCAATAAAGCAGTATAAGACTCAAATAAAAGTAATGGAACCATTTTTGTTGGCTTTTGTAAGGAAAAATGAGTTGTTTGGAACAAAACCTGTTATAACAATACCAACGATAGATTATAAACCAAATTTATACAGTCAAAATATACCATATCCTCTTCTAAATATATCTACAGGCGGAGTACTTGACCAAGAAATTTATAGAAGTGCTGATTTGATAAAACTTGCTTCATTTTATTATGACAATCATTTATATCTTGGCATCAAAACACTGTCACCTATATCGAAAAATGTAAGATATAATATCGAAATGAGGCTGTTCTACAAAAACAATATAAAGCGAATCGATTTAGGATTAGTAAATGACAAGCTCTATCAGTACAAAAAAGCTAATAATTCTTTATTGAATTCTATAGCTTCAAAGCCAATAATAAATAAAAATATACTGTGGGTTAAATTGAATATACCTCAAAAGCAAGATTTGCGTTATATATTCATAGGATCTGACTCAATATATAAGGGAAAACTGATAGACAAAATTCCGTGGAACATGTATAAGTTATCTAAACAAGCATAACTTATATTGCTGTAAAATTGAGGTGATGATTTTGCAAAAAAAATATTTAAAAACTACAATACTCATTTTCATAGTATCAGTATTAATAATTACAGTAATTGGCGGCTACTTTTACGTAGAAAAGCACAAAAAAACACCGCAAAATACCACAGCTAAAGTAATTGAAAAAAAGCAAAACCTTCCTAAGCCAATTAAGCTTAATCTGCCTGATGATGGCAATCAATATGATGTTATAGTCGTAGGAGCAGAACCGGAAGGTGTAGCTGCTGCAAGGTCTGCAGCTAAAAATGATGCAAAAGTTTTAATAATTAATAAACACAATGGTCCCGGTGGCCTTATGACATACGGCATGTTAAACACAATTGATATGAGCAAGGGCCCCAATGGAATATTGCTTACTCAAGGTACATTTAAAGAATTTTTTAAAGGCATAGGCTCAAAAAACTCTTTTGATGTAAACAAGGCAAAAGAAGTATTTTTAAAGCTTTTAAGTTTGCCAAATATAACACAGTCTTACAATACAGTATTTGAGAAGCCCATAATGGATGGAAATAAGATAATAGGCATAACTGCATTAAAAGACGGAAAACAAGTAAATTTCTATGGAAAAAGGATAATCGACGCAACACAGGATGCTGACGTTGCAGCCTCAGCAGGTGTTCCATACACAGTTGGAGCAGAAGACATGGGTGTAAAAGGCAAAGTACAGGCATCAACACTAGTATTCAGATTAAAAGGATTAGATTGGGACAACCTTATAAAAATAATAAAGTATGAGAAGAAGATACCAGCAACGTATATAAACGACACATCAGCAAATGGATTTTTATCAATTACGAAAAAGTACAAGCCATCTACACAGATGTTGAGACTAAGAGGATTAAACCTTGGCAAGCAAGACGACGGTACAGTATTAGTAAATGCACTTTTGATATATGGCGTAGACGGACTCAATAAAGAGTCAATCGAC contains the following coding sequences:
- a CDS encoding PIG-L deacetylase family protein; this encodes MNEKKFKWKYIFIVFALSAIIIISSIMNLKTTFANLTERKPVPDNSDPGQRILVVVPHPDDESLGMAGVIERAVELKRPIKVVIVTDGESYRSAAIALTGHKNPTSRDFYKLGLTRHGESIAAMSVLGLPKSDVIFLGFADGSTRFLWSDFWDNGKPRISGGTNVASSPYKDVYKPGIAYTGQNLENELQNIMKSYKPTDIYYPMADDIHPDHWAVSNFTRYAITALNLNVREHMFLVHHPQWPVPWLLVPNEALLPPTDMKDSNTVWQSFALTKSEESKKELAIKQYKTQIKVMEPFLLAFVRKNELFGTKPVITIPTIDYKPNLYSQNIPYPLLNISTGGVLDQEIYRSADLIKLASFYYDNHLYLGIKTLSPISKNVRYNIEMRLFYKNNIKRIDLGLVNDKLYQYKKANNSLLNSIASKPIINKNILWVKLNIPQKQDLRYIFIGSDSIYKGKLIDKIPWNMYKLSKQA